Genomic DNA from Lactococcus garvieae:
TCCGTTTTACTGAATTTTCAAGGCGACAAAAACATTAAAAAGACTAAACCTAAGTTTAGTCTTTTTAATTAATGACGAAAGTGTCTAATTCCAGTGAATATCATTGTGATACCATACTTGTCACATGCATCAATCACTTCTTGATCTCTAACCGATCCTCCTGGTTGGATGATTGCTTTAATACCTGATTTCGCAATTTCATCAATATTATCTGCAAAGGGGAAGAAAGCATCTGAAGCAAGCACTGCATTGTCTAATCCTTTTTCACTTGCCGCTTCTATAGCTATTTTCACAGAAGCAACACGATTAGTTTGTCCAGGTCCCACGCCTAAAGTTTGATGAGTGTTGGTTACGATGATTCCGTTAGATTTGACATATTTGACCGCTTTCCATGCAAACTCCAATGCTTCTCTTTGGGTATCATCAGGCTGTTTTTGTGTGGCTACAGTCCAAGATTCTGGATTTTCTTCGATAACATCTTGTTCTTGAAGAAGGATTCCTCCCAGAACGCCAGTCGGTACGGCATCTTTTTCTGACTGAGCAATTTGGGCAAAGTCGAGAGTAAGCAAACGAATATTTTTCTTTTTAGTCAAGATTTCCAAAGCTTCTTTTGAAAATAAAGGTGCTATAATTATTTCTAAAAATATTTTGCTCATTTTTTTTGCGGTTGCTTCATCTACTTCACGATTCAAGACAACAATGCCACCAAATATGGACACTGGATCCGCTTCATAAGCATAATCCCATGCTTTTTCAATCGTTTCAGCTTGTCCAATACCGCAAGGATTCATATGTTTTAAAGCAATGACTGTTGCTTTTTGTGTGAAATCACGCGCAATCTGCAACGCTGCATCTGCATCACGGACATTATTATAAGAAAGTTCTTTTCCATGCAGTTGTTTACTTTGTCCGATTGAATATGCTATAGGTAGAGCGGACTCATAAAAATCAGCTTTTTGCTGTGGATTTTCTCCATAGCGCATGCCTTGTTTTAAATCATAAGTTAAAGTTATTTTCTCTGGTTTTTCATCTTCATCAATGAACTTTTCAGTTAAGTATTCAGCAATCAAAGCATCATAAGCAGCTGTGTGCCGGAAAACCTTCGCTGCTAACCGCTGACGCAA
This window encodes:
- the purH gene encoding bifunctional phosphoribosylaminoimidazolecarboxamide formyltransferase/IMP cyclohydrolase, which translates into the protein MTKRALISVSDKEGIVEFAQALSNFDFEIISTGGTKDTLDKAGIKTLSIEEVTHFPEMMDGRVKTLHPKIHGGLLARRDLKSHLSALKEHDIVPIDLVVVNLYPFKETLLSGADHEKIIENIDIGGPSMLRSAAKNHADVTVLVDPSDYSKVLGQLEKENETSLELRQRLAAKVFRHTAAYDALIAEYLTEKFIDEDEKPEKITLTYDLKQGMRYGENPQQKADFYESALPIAYSIGQSKQLHGKELSYNNVRDADAALQIARDFTQKATVIALKHMNPCGIGQAETIEKAWDYAYEADPVSIFGGIVVLNREVDEATAKKMSKIFLEIIIAPLFSKEALEILTKKKNIRLLTLDFAQIAQSEKDAVPTGVLGGILLQEQDVIEENPESWTVATQKQPDDTQREALEFAWKAVKYVKSNGIIVTNTHQTLGVGPGQTNRVASVKIAIEAASEKGLDNAVLASDAFFPFADNIDEIAKSGIKAIIQPGGSVRDQEVIDACDKYGITMIFTGIRHFRH